From the genome of uncultured Fibrobacter sp., one region includes:
- the gdhA gene encoding NADP-specific glutamate dehydrogenase, translating to MAIKNAYLQKVYDKVVARDPDQALFHQAVREFLESLDPVLEQDKSWETNGVIDRLVEPERVITFRVPWLDDKGNVQVNRGYRVQFNSAIGPYKGGIRLRNEVTLSMLKFLGFEQIFKNSLTTLPMGGGKGGSDFDPKGKSDNEVMRFCQSFMTELCKHVGADTDVPAGDQGTGAREIGYMFGQYKRIRNEFVGVLTGKGLSYGGSLARTEATGYGLCYFTREMLKDLANDSFQGKTVVISGSGNVAQFACQKATQLGGKVVTMSDSNGYIYDPNGINLDVVLDLKNDKRARISEYAKLVPGSEYHEGSKGVWTVKCDIALPCATQNELDLEGAKALIANGVKAVAEGANMPSTPEAIEAFQKAGVLFGPAKAANAGGVATSGLEMSQNSERLSWTFEEVDKKLEGIMKSIYAAASSAAVKYGQKGNLVMGANIAGFLKVADAMKWQGAV from the coding sequence ATGGCAATCAAGAATGCTTACCTTCAGAAAGTCTATGACAAGGTCGTCGCCCGTGATCCGGACCAGGCCCTCTTCCACCAGGCTGTCCGCGAATTCCTCGAATCCCTCGACCCCGTCCTCGAACAGGACAAGTCTTGGGAAACCAACGGCGTGATCGACCGTCTCGTCGAACCGGAACGCGTGATCACCTTCCGCGTGCCTTGGCTCGATGACAAGGGTAACGTTCAGGTCAACCGCGGCTACCGCGTGCAGTTCAACTCCGCTATCGGTCCTTACAAGGGCGGTATCCGTCTCCGTAACGAAGTTACGCTCTCCATGCTCAAGTTCCTCGGCTTCGAACAGATCTTCAAGAACAGCCTCACCACGCTCCCCATGGGCGGCGGCAAGGGTGGTTCCGACTTCGATCCTAAGGGCAAGAGCGACAACGAAGTGATGCGTTTCTGCCAGTCTTTCATGACTGAACTCTGCAAGCACGTCGGTGCCGACACGGACGTTCCGGCTGGTGACCAGGGTACTGGCGCTCGCGAAATCGGTTACATGTTCGGTCAGTACAAGCGCATCCGCAACGAATTTGTGGGCGTTCTCACCGGTAAGGGCCTCTCCTACGGTGGTTCTCTCGCTCGTACCGAAGCTACCGGTTACGGCCTCTGCTACTTCACTCGCGAAATGCTCAAGGACCTCGCTAACGACTCCTTCCAGGGCAAGACCGTCGTGATTTCCGGTTCCGGTAACGTTGCCCAGTTCGCTTGCCAGAAGGCTACTCAGCTCGGTGGCAAGGTTGTGACCATGTCCGACTCCAACGGCTACATCTACGACCCGAACGGCATCAACCTCGACGTCGTTCTCGACCTCAAGAACGACAAGCGCGCTCGTATCAGCGAATACGCTAAGCTCGTTCCGGGTTCTGAATACCACGAAGGTTCTAAGGGTGTTTGGACGGTCAAGTGCGACATCGCTCTTCCGTGCGCAACTCAGAACGAACTCGACCTCGAAGGTGCCAAGGCCCTTATCGCTAACGGCGTGAAGGCCGTTGCCGAAGGTGCTAACATGCCGTCTACTCCGGAAGCTATCGAAGCCTTCCAGAAGGCTGGCGTTCTCTTTGGACCTGCCAAGGCTGCTAACGCTGGTGGCGTGGCTACCTCCGGCCTTGAAATGTCTCAGAACTCCGAACGTCTCTCCTGGACGTTCGAAGAAGTGGACAAGAAGCTCGAAGGTATCATGAAGAGCATCTACGCCGCTGCTTCCTCTGCCGCTGTCAAGTACGGCCAGAAGGGCAACCTGGTGATGGGTGCAAACATCGCCGGCTTCCTCAAGGTTGCCGATGCCATGAAGTGGCAGGGTGCGGTGTAA